A single window of Malus sylvestris chromosome 5, drMalSylv7.2, whole genome shotgun sequence DNA harbors:
- the LOC126624650 gene encoding tryptophan synthase alpha chain-like, with the protein MAASSSLKFAAGFLQLKKPQNPLLLRSPNQVSTLSTKKFAPMAALTATPAVSLSQTFINLKEQGKVAFIPYITAGDPDLSITAEALKVLDSCGSDIIELGVPYSDPLADGPVIQAAATRSLARGTNLNAIISMLKEVIPQLSCPIALFAYYNPILKRGIPEFMSTIKDVGVHGLVVPDVPLEETEILRKEAVKNNIELVLLTTPTTPIDRMKAIAEASEGFLYLVSSIGVTGARASVNERVPALLKEIKETTKKPVAVGFGISKPEHAKQVAGWGADGVIVGSAMVKLLGEAKTPEEGLKEIATFTKSLKSALL; encoded by the exons ATGGctgcttcttcctctcttaaatTTGCAGCTGGGTTTCTCCAACTGAAGAAACCACAAAACCCATTGCTCCTCCGCTCTCCCAATCAAGTATCCACCCTTTCGACCAAGAAGTTTGCTCCAATGGCGGCTCTCACCGCCACCCCAGCCGTCAGCCTCTCCCAGACTTTCATAAATCTGAAGGAGCAGGGAAAG GTTGCATTTATCCCTTACATCACTGCCGGTGATCCTGATCTTTCAATCACGGCAGAAGCATTGAAGGTGCTTGATTCTTGTGGATCAGACATAATCGAATTAGGTGTTCCATACTCGGATCCATTAGCAGATGGTCCAGTTATACAG GCTGCAGCCACCCGTTCCCTGGCAAGAGGGACCAATCTCAATGCAattatttcaatgttgaagGAG GTGATTCCTCAATTGTCTTGCCCAATTGCGCTGTTTGCTTACTATAACCCAATTTTGAAGCGTGGAATTCCGGAGTTCATGTCCACCATCAAAGACGTTGGTGTACATG GGCTTGTGGTTCCAGATGTTCCATTGGAAGAAACAGAAATTTTGAGAAAGGAAGCTGTGAAAAATAATATTGAATTG GTATTACTAACTACACCCACTACTCCAATTGATCGCATGAAGGCCATTGCCGAAGCTTCAGAAGGATTTCTGTACCTA GTAAGCTCCATCGGAGTTACTGGTGCCCGTGCATCTGTGAACGAACGAGTTCCTGCCCTTTTAAAGGAAATTAAAGAG ACAACAAAAAAGCCTGTAGCAGTTGGTTTCGGCATCTCAAAGCCCGAACATGCGAAACAG GTAGCAGGGTGGGGAGCTGATGGCGTTATCGTTGGTAGTGCGATGGTGAAGCTGTTGGGCGAAGCGAAAACGCCCGAGGAAGGGTTGAAGGAAATAGCAACTTTCACCAAGTCTTTAAAATCTGCACTCCTCTGA